From a single Nitrogeniibacter mangrovi genomic region:
- a CDS encoding sulfite exporter TauE/SafE family protein, which translates to MPETGYLAVFLIGLLGGTHCVAMCGGIVSALTVQIPGQVKRQWPIHLAYNLGRITTYTALGGLLGAIGSVGLLFENFLPVQLGLYVLANLMLIALGLYLTGFTRLLAPVEKAGHHLWRRIQPLTRRFLPARGPAQALPLGLLWGFIPCGLVYSVLATALVTGSAARGAGLMLAFGLGTLPNLLLAGLLLKRLRGITRNAWVRTVSGVVVLGFGVFGLINAPTLGAALWGGVVCHT; encoded by the coding sequence ATGCCTGAAACCGGTTATCTCGCTGTCTTCCTCATCGGTCTGCTGGGCGGCACGCACTGTGTCGCCATGTGCGGCGGCATCGTCAGTGCGCTCACCGTCCAGATCCCGGGCCAGGTGAAGCGCCAGTGGCCCATTCACCTGGCCTACAACCTCGGACGCATCACCACCTACACCGCGCTGGGCGGCCTGCTCGGCGCCATCGGCTCGGTCGGGCTGCTGTTCGAGAACTTCCTGCCGGTGCAGCTGGGCCTGTACGTGCTGGCCAACCTCATGCTGATCGCGCTGGGGCTGTATCTGACCGGCTTTACCCGGCTGCTCGCCCCCGTCGAGAAGGCCGGGCACCATCTGTGGCGGCGCATCCAGCCGCTGACCCGACGCTTCCTGCCCGCACGCGGGCCCGCCCAGGCGCTGCCGCTGGGGCTGTTGTGGGGCTTCATTCCCTGCGGGCTGGTCTACAGCGTGCTCGCCACCGCGCTGGTGACCGGCTCGGCGGCGCGCGGTGCGGGCCTGATGCTCGCCTTCGGCCTGGGTACGCTGCCCAACCTCCTGCTCGCCGGTCTGCTCCTCAAGCGCCTGCGCGGCATCACCCGTAATGCCTGGGTGCGCACCGTATCGGGCGTCGTCGTGCTCGGTTTCGGGGTCTTCGGCCTGATCAACGCCCCCACGCTGGGCGCGGCCCTGTGGGGCGGGGTGGTCTGCCACACCTGA
- a CDS encoding rhodanese-like domain-containing protein → MAKTSHDLVMAAKSRIREVNLAQAREMMQAGAVVLDVREPAEYAAGHLPAAINIPRGLLEFRLAGTPELTQTQQPIVVYCKTSGRAALATAVLHEMGVANAVSVAGGYDAWAEAGLPVDTPPPVDFE, encoded by the coding sequence ATGGCGAAGACCAGCCACGATCTGGTGATGGCGGCCAAGAGCCGTATCCGCGAAGTGAATCTTGCTCAGGCGCGCGAAATGATGCAGGCCGGTGCCGTGGTGCTCGATGTGCGCGAACCGGCCGAATACGCCGCCGGACACCTGCCCGCAGCGATCAACATCCCGCGTGGGCTGCTCGAATTCCGCCTCGCCGGCACCCCCGAACTGACCCAGACCCAACAGCCGATCGTCGTGTACTGCAAGACCAGCGGGCGGGCCGCGCTGGCCACGGCGGTGCTGCACGAGATGGGGGTTGCCAATGCCGTGTCGGTGGCCGGTGGCTATGATGCCTGGGCCGAAGCCGGCCTGCCGGTGGATACGCCGCCGCCGGTCGACTTCGAGTGA
- a CDS encoding MerR family transcriptional regulator — translation MQEMTISQLARAADVGVETVRYYQRRGLLPTPQLPNGGIRRYDSDTLSRLRFVRRAQALGFSLDEVAELLDLDEHEDRDQARRIASEKLRRIDDQIRQLNAMKQALSELVSCCADGNAAQPCPILHALAHPDEASAHSKSTGGGVSTGRPASAQAS, via the coding sequence ATGCAGGAAATGACCATCAGCCAACTGGCACGCGCCGCCGACGTGGGCGTGGAGACGGTCCGTTACTATCAGCGCCGGGGGCTGCTGCCGACACCGCAACTGCCCAATGGCGGTATTCGACGCTACGACTCCGACACCCTCTCGCGCCTGCGTTTCGTGCGCCGCGCCCAGGCGCTCGGCTTTTCGCTCGACGAAGTCGCCGAACTGCTGGATCTGGATGAACACGAGGACCGGGACCAGGCACGCCGGATCGCCTCGGAAAAACTCCGGCGCATCGACGACCAGATCCGCCAGCTCAACGCCATGAAGCAGGCCTTATCCGAGCTGGTCAGTTGCTGCGCCGACGGCAACGCCGCCCAGCCCTGCCCCATTCTGCATGCCCTCGCCCATCCGGACGAGGCGAGCGCTCACTCGAAGTCGACCGGCGGCGGCGTATCCACCGGCAGGCCGGCTTCGGCCCAGGCATCATAG
- a CDS encoding heavy metal translocating P-type ATPase, which produces MNAPQTVAAVIQLDLPVEGMTCAACATRIERVLGRLPGVEAQVNLAAERARVRIRDGASGPSAVVEAIRKAGFQVPASELELAIEGMTCAACATRLEKVLARVDGVDSAVVNFATETAQLHYRPWIADVPTVLAAVERAGFAAHSRGDDSRAQEKARKQAAWTAERNRFLVALLLTLPLLAQMPFMLFGDGGHELIPRGWQWLLATPVQFWIGARFYRGAWSALRGGGANMDVLVALGTSMAYGFSAIVTALGRADLHVYFEASATIITLVLMGKLLEARAKAKTADAIEALVRLQPRTAWIEADGQLHEVPVETLRPGQAFVVRAGDRVPVDGVVVSGASSMDESMLTGESLPVGKQAGDKVFAATVNGEGLLRCQAEGVGANTLLAGIIHMVEQAQGSKAPVQRLADKVSAIFVPTVVGLAVLTFAGWWLTGGDGVVALVNAVAVLVIACPCALGLATPTAIMVGTGQGARAGILVKNAEALERAEKLAVLAVDKTGTLTEGRPAVVEVCPAPDLEREPVLALAAALEAASAHPLARAVVEAAGAAVAAETVDTVAGKGVSGRVDGRAVLVGSPGFVREHGVEVPAAIVDRVVGAGRTPVIVAADGRYAGLIAIADPVRASSAAAVRRLQSEGVKVVMLTGDHPGTAAAVAQAVGIDDFQAGVLPADKAAAVARLASARGLVGMAGDGINDAPALAAADVSFAMGGGSDVALDAADVTLVRNDLNSVADAVDLSRATLSKIRQNLFFAFFYNALGIPLAAFGFLNPVVAGAAMAASSVSVVSNSLLLRRWQPGRARRPKHANEE; this is translated from the coding sequence ATGAATGCTCCACAGACCGTTGCTGCCGTGATCCAGCTCGACCTGCCCGTCGAGGGCATGACCTGCGCCGCCTGCGCGACACGCATCGAGCGTGTGCTGGGCCGTCTGCCGGGCGTCGAGGCTCAGGTCAATCTGGCGGCGGAGCGGGCGCGCGTGCGCATCCGCGACGGCGCTTCGGGTCCGTCGGCGGTGGTCGAAGCGATCCGCAAGGCTGGTTTTCAGGTGCCCGCGAGCGAGCTCGAGCTGGCGATCGAGGGCATGACCTGTGCTGCCTGCGCCACCCGCCTGGAAAAAGTGCTGGCACGTGTCGATGGGGTGGATTCGGCGGTGGTCAACTTCGCCACGGAAACCGCGCAGCTGCACTATCGGCCCTGGATCGCGGACGTGCCCACCGTACTCGCTGCGGTCGAGCGGGCGGGGTTCGCCGCCCATTCCCGCGGCGATGACAGCCGTGCCCAGGAAAAGGCGCGCAAGCAGGCGGCGTGGACCGCCGAGCGCAACCGCTTCCTGGTGGCGCTGCTGCTCACCTTGCCCCTGCTGGCGCAGATGCCGTTCATGCTGTTCGGCGACGGCGGACACGAGCTGATCCCGCGTGGCTGGCAGTGGCTGCTGGCCACGCCGGTGCAGTTCTGGATCGGGGCGCGCTTCTATCGGGGGGCCTGGTCGGCCCTGCGCGGCGGCGGTGCCAACATGGACGTGCTGGTGGCGCTGGGCACCTCCATGGCCTACGGCTTCAGCGCGATCGTCACCGCGCTGGGGCGTGCGGACCTGCATGTGTATTTCGAGGCCTCGGCCACCATCATCACCCTGGTGCTGATGGGCAAGCTGCTCGAGGCCCGCGCCAAGGCGAAGACCGCGGATGCCATCGAAGCGCTGGTACGGCTGCAGCCGCGCACGGCGTGGATCGAGGCGGACGGGCAGTTGCACGAGGTGCCGGTGGAGACGCTGCGGCCGGGGCAGGCCTTCGTGGTGCGCGCCGGCGACCGGGTGCCGGTGGACGGGGTCGTCGTCTCGGGGGCGTCGTCGATGGACGAATCGATGCTCACCGGGGAGAGTTTGCCGGTGGGCAAGCAGGCCGGCGACAAGGTCTTCGCCGCCACGGTCAATGGTGAAGGCCTGCTGCGCTGCCAGGCCGAAGGCGTGGGCGCCAACACCCTGCTGGCCGGCATCATCCACATGGTGGAGCAGGCCCAGGGCTCGAAAGCGCCGGTGCAGCGCCTCGCCGACAAGGTGTCCGCGATCTTCGTACCCACCGTCGTGGGCCTGGCGGTGCTCACCTTCGCCGGCTGGTGGCTGACGGGGGGCGACGGCGTGGTGGCGCTGGTCAACGCGGTGGCGGTGCTGGTCATCGCCTGCCCGTGCGCGCTGGGCCTGGCCACGCCCACGGCGATCATGGTGGGCACCGGGCAGGGCGCCCGCGCCGGCATCCTGGTGAAGAACGCAGAAGCCCTGGAGCGCGCAGAAAAGCTCGCGGTGCTGGCGGTGGACAAGACCGGCACCCTGACCGAGGGACGTCCGGCGGTGGTGGAGGTGTGCCCGGCGCCCGACCTGGAGCGGGAGCCGGTGCTGGCGCTCGCGGCGGCCCTTGAAGCCGCCAGCGCACATCCGCTGGCGCGTGCGGTGGTCGAGGCGGCCGGCGCGGCCGTGGCCGCCGAGACGGTCGACACCGTGGCCGGCAAGGGCGTGAGCGGCCGGGTCGATGGCCGGGCCGTGCTTGTGGGCAGCCCCGGGTTCGTGCGCGAGCACGGCGTCGAGGTGCCGGCGGCGATCGTCGACCGGGTCGTCGGCGCCGGGCGCACGCCCGTGATCGTGGCGGCCGATGGTCGCTACGCCGGCCTGATCGCCATTGCCGATCCGGTGCGCGCATCCTCCGCCGCGGCGGTGCGGCGCCTGCAGTCCGAAGGGGTGAAGGTGGTCATGCTCACCGGCGATCACCCCGGCACGGCGGCTGCGGTGGCGCAGGCGGTGGGCATCGACGATTTCCAAGCCGGCGTGCTGCCGGCCGACAAGGCGGCCGCGGTGGCGCGGCTGGCCTCGGCACGGGGCCTGGTGGGCATGGCGGGCGATGGCATCAACGACGCCCCGGCGCTGGCGGCGGCGGACGTGTCCTTTGCCATGGGCGGCGGCTCGGACGTGGCGCTCGATGCGGCGGATGTGACCCTGGTGCGCAACGACCTGAACAGCGTGGCCGATGCGGTGGACTTGTCGCGCGCGACCCTGTCCAAGATCCGCCAGAACCTGTTCTTCGCCTTCTTCTACAACGCGCTCGGGATTCCCCTGGCCGCGTTCGGCTTTCTCAATCCGGTCGTGGCCGGTGCCGCCATGGCGGCCAGTTCGGTGTCGGTGGTGAGCAACTCGCTGCTGCTGCGCCGCTGGCAGCCGGGGCGCGCCCGACGACCCAAACATGCGAACGAGGAGTGA
- a CDS encoding heavy-metal-associated domain-containing protein, which translates to METIQFKVEGMSCQGCVKGVTAALSAIDGVAEVKVELEAAQATVQYDPATASVAQLHQAVEEAGFDVA; encoded by the coding sequence ATGGAAACCATTCAGTTCAAGGTCGAGGGCATGAGCTGCCAGGGCTGCGTCAAGGGTGTGACGGCCGCGCTGTCGGCCATCGACGGCGTCGCCGAGGTCAAGGTCGAGCTCGAGGCGGCGCAGGCGACCGTGCAGTACGATCCGGCCACCGCCTCGGTGGCGCAGCTGCATCAGGCGGTGGAGGAGGCCGGCTTCGACGTCGCCTGA
- a CDS encoding bifunctional diguanylate cyclase/phosphodiesterase has translation MPQRSTTPFLLRTGRTAAEPGFERWLPRVILGGMLTLVLALMAGMGGYYIYQHQQAVEAQTEEIAARAYADRERILGDEVTLLTRDLQSQRLRFESDLREQLRLRVAASINVIASLHAALSGTRTKARMEADILHALRPMYGLSGNGTRFVIGIDGRARLFPIDTRLEGTDLRTLQDDTGLKFGEELIDAAADSRGRFVRFRWSPPGEHEAMADAIAYVRRFDPLDWVVGSAEFIHIAYADLRQNALALLTERANAKASVTGIDDDDTLLVIDRDGKLLAGPAAIMHDADDTPPPMLLRYLQRFVAQSQRGGGPVRFETPPTGTDAARRYMAYTSTPDEWGWTLVSISALDQIEHVIAQERERMNASTSQEFRLTAITMLAAATLATLLSVLFYRWIEARFRRYHADIAERNRALSENARELHLSARVFEASSEAIAILDHRFRIVSVNPALERISGRDRPDLIGRHCAELLAGGQTDDPVWVDTAAQLHLEAQWSGELALGRPNGAVYPAWVSVGAVTSEAGQVTHYVVSIADISDRKRTEQRLRHLAEYDALTGLPNRVLLLDRMSAAIESARRHRHHLAVLFLDLDRFKNINDSLGHAVGDELLRQVAARLGAIVRGSDTVSRLGGDEFVVLLTELDSAGHAATVAAKMLEALAAPFLLDGHELTITPSIGITVYPEDGENRDILLKNADAAMYHAKENGRNSYQFFTRELNDRARVRLDLENDLRRALARHEFTLAYQPQFDLATGHLIGAEALVRWHHPERGIIPPDQFIPIAEETGLIVPLGAWILRQACATGQAWRDEGLADITIAVNISAHQVRRGQLELTVRQVLNETAFSGHLLELEVTESALMANQAAAATTLKAIQAMGVRLAIDDFGTGYSSLGYLKRFALDKLKIDRSFINDLPDDNDDAHLTRAIIGIGHTLDMLVIAEGVETEAQERFLTELGCDQAQGYLYARPLPAADFRQMQIDLKYQATSKPASSTA, from the coding sequence TTGCCGCAACGGTCCACGACCCCCTTCCTGCTCCGTACCGGGCGCACGGCCGCCGAGCCCGGCTTCGAACGCTGGCTGCCCCGAGTCATTCTGGGCGGCATGCTCACGCTCGTGCTCGCGCTGATGGCCGGCATGGGCGGCTACTACATCTACCAGCATCAACAGGCCGTCGAAGCCCAGACCGAGGAGATCGCGGCGCGCGCCTACGCCGACCGCGAGCGCATCCTCGGCGACGAGGTGACCCTCCTCACCCGCGACCTGCAGAGCCAGCGGCTCCGCTTCGAATCGGACCTGCGCGAGCAATTGCGCCTGCGCGTAGCGGCCAGCATCAATGTCATCGCCTCATTGCACGCCGCCCTGTCCGGCACCCGCACCAAGGCCCGCATGGAAGCCGACATCCTGCACGCCCTGCGCCCGATGTACGGCCTGAGCGGCAACGGCACGCGCTTCGTGATCGGTATCGACGGGCGCGCCCGCCTGTTCCCGATCGACACCCGCCTCGAAGGCACCGACCTGCGCACACTGCAGGACGACACCGGGCTGAAGTTCGGCGAGGAGCTCATCGACGCGGCGGCGGACAGCCGCGGCCGCTTCGTGCGTTTCCGCTGGTCGCCGCCGGGCGAGCACGAGGCCATGGCCGACGCCATCGCCTACGTGCGTCGCTTCGACCCGCTCGACTGGGTCGTCGGCAGCGCCGAGTTCATCCATATCGCCTATGCCGACCTGCGCCAGAACGCGCTCGCCCTGCTCACCGAACGCGCCAATGCCAAGGCCTCGGTGACCGGCATCGACGATGACGACACCCTGCTGGTGATCGACCGCGACGGCAAGCTGCTGGCGGGGCCCGCGGCGATCATGCACGACGCCGACGACACCCCGCCACCGATGCTGCTGCGCTATCTGCAGCGCTTCGTCGCCCAGAGCCAGCGCGGCGGCGGACCGGTCCGCTTCGAGACGCCGCCGACCGGCACCGACGCGGCGCGCCGCTACATGGCCTACACCTCGACGCCCGACGAATGGGGATGGACGCTGGTGTCGATCTCGGCGCTGGACCAGATCGAGCATGTCATCGCGCAGGAGCGCGAACGCATGAACGCCAGCACCAGCCAGGAGTTTCGTCTCACCGCGATCACCATGCTGGCGGCGGCGACGCTGGCCACCCTGCTCTCGGTGCTGTTCTACCGCTGGATCGAGGCACGCTTCCGGCGCTATCACGCCGACATCGCCGAACGCAATCGCGCCCTGAGCGAGAATGCGCGCGAGCTGCACCTGTCGGCCCGGGTCTTCGAAGCGAGCAGCGAGGCGATCGCGATTCTCGACCATCGCTTCCGCATCGTCTCGGTCAACCCGGCGCTCGAGCGGATCAGTGGTCGCGACCGCCCCGACCTGATCGGCCGCCATTGCGCCGAGCTGCTGGCCGGCGGGCAAACCGACGATCCGGTCTGGGTGGACACCGCCGCACAACTGCACCTCGAGGCCCAGTGGTCGGGCGAGCTGGCCCTGGGCCGACCGAACGGCGCGGTGTATCCGGCCTGGGTATCGGTCGGCGCCGTGACCAGCGAGGCCGGCCAGGTGACCCACTACGTGGTCTCCATCGCCGACATCTCGGATCGCAAGCGAACGGAACAACGTCTGCGCCACCTGGCCGAATACGACGCCCTCACCGGCCTGCCCAACCGGGTGCTGCTGCTCGACCGCATGAGCGCCGCCATCGAGAGCGCCCGGCGCCACCGCCACCACCTGGCGGTGCTGTTCCTCGATCTGGACCGGTTCAAGAACATCAACGACTCGCTCGGCCACGCGGTGGGCGACGAGCTGCTGCGCCAGGTCGCGGCCCGCCTGGGCGCCATCGTGCGCGGCAGCGACACCGTCAGCCGCCTCGGCGGCGACGAGTTCGTGGTGCTACTCACCGAACTGGACAGCGCCGGCCACGCGGCCACCGTCGCCGCGAAGATGCTCGAGGCGCTGGCCGCCCCCTTCCTCCTCGACGGCCACGAACTGACGATCACGCCCAGCATCGGCATCACCGTGTATCCGGAAGACGGCGAGAACCGCGACATCCTGCTCAAGAACGCCGACGCGGCCATGTATCACGCCAAGGAAAACGGCCGCAACAGCTACCAGTTCTTCACCCGCGAGCTGAACGACCGGGCGCGCGTCCGCCTCGATCTGGAAAACGACCTGCGCCGCGCGCTCGCCCGGCACGAGTTCACCCTGGCCTACCAGCCCCAGTTCGACCTCGCCACCGGGCACCTCATCGGCGCCGAGGCGCTGGTGCGCTGGCACCATCCGGAGCGCGGCATCATCCCGCCGGACCAGTTCATCCCGATCGCCGAGGAAACCGGTCTGATCGTGCCGCTGGGCGCCTGGATCCTGCGCCAGGCCTGCGCCACCGGCCAGGCCTGGCGCGACGAGGGGCTGGCGGACATCACCATCGCCGTCAACATCTCCGCGCATCAGGTCCGCCGTGGCCAGCTCGAGCTGACCGTGCGGCAGGTCCTGAACGAGACCGCCTTTTCGGGCCACCTGCTCGAACTGGAAGTCACCGAGAGCGCCCTCATGGCCAATCAGGCCGCCGCCGCCACCACCCTCAAGGCCATCCAGGCGATGGGGGTGCGGCTGGCCATCGACGACTTCGGCACCGGCTACTCCTCACTGGGCTATCTGAAGCGATTCGCCCTCGACAAGCTCAAGATCGACCGCTCCTTCATCAACGATCTGCCCGACGACAACGACGACGCCCACCTGACCCGCGCCATCATCGGCATCGGTCACACCCTGGACATGCTGGTCATCGCCGAAGGGGTCGAAACCGAAGCCCAGGAGCGCTTCCTGACCGAGCTGGGCTGCGATCAGGCGCAAGGCTACCTCTATGCCCGCCCCCTGCCGGCGGCGGACTTCCGCCAGATGCAGATCGACCTGAAATATCAGGCGACGTCGAAGCCGGCCTCCTCCACCGCCTGA
- the ppa gene encoding inorganic diphosphatase produces the protein MGFDQVKAGKDVPNDINVIIEISAQGEPIKFEVDKDSDCIFVDRFMGTSMRYPVNYGYVPHTIAGDGDPVDVLVVTPFPLPPGAVIRSRPVGLLKMQDESGEDAKVIAVPVSKLTPLYDNVQTADDLPELLLKQIQHFFEHYKDLEPGKWVKILGWGSVDDARKEILDGIANDK, from the coding sequence ATGGGCTTCGATCAAGTCAAGGCCGGCAAGGACGTGCCGAACGACATCAACGTGATCATCGAGATCTCGGCGCAGGGCGAGCCGATCAAGTTCGAAGTGGACAAGGACAGCGATTGCATCTTCGTCGACCGTTTCATGGGCACGAGCATGCGCTATCCGGTCAACTACGGCTATGTGCCGCACACCATCGCCGGTGACGGCGATCCGGTGGACGTGCTGGTGGTGACGCCGTTCCCGCTGCCGCCGGGTGCGGTCATCCGCAGTCGTCCGGTCGGCCTGCTGAAGATGCAGGACGAGTCGGGTGAGGACGCCAAGGTCATCGCCGTGCCGGTGTCCAAACTGACTCCGCTGTACGACAACGTGCAGACCGCCGACGACCTGCCCGAGCTGCTGCTCAAGCAGATCCAGCACTTCTTCGAGCACTACAAGGATCTGGAGCCCGGCAAGTGGGTGAAGATCCTCGGCTGGGGCTCGGTGGACGATGCCCGCAAGGAGATCCTCGACGGCATCGCCAACGACAAGTAA
- a CDS encoding GNAT family N-acetyltransferase encodes MPHPIRFIPRLADIDPAAWNALAGSQPCVQHAFLSAFEHSGAVGPGSGWHPRHATLWSDGQLIAAMPLYEKWHSWGEYVFDWAWAQAYEQHGLAYYPKWLSAIPFTPVPGRRLLGVSEAARTELLEAVLARVRASEHSSFHVLFPTAADARLLEGAGLMLRDGVQFHWQNAGYADFEAFLASLNRDKRKKIRQERRRVREAGITFRWLRGDEIDTEALEFFYRCYALTYALRRSMPYLNEAFFAQVHRDMPAHTRLLVADRAGEPVACAWFLMDDEALYGRYWGALEDISCLHFETCYYQAIEYAIAQGLQRFEGGAQGEHKLSRGLLSTPTCSAHWIRDTRFADAIDDFLRRERQGMSLYLDELNERQPFRTATAK; translated from the coding sequence ATGCCCCACCCGATCCGCTTCATCCCCCGCCTCGCCGACATCGACCCGGCCGCCTGGAACGCGCTGGCCGGATCGCAGCCATGCGTGCAGCACGCCTTCCTCTCCGCCTTCGAGCACAGCGGCGCGGTCGGCCCGGGCAGCGGCTGGCACCCCCGCCATGCCACCCTGTGGTCCGACGGACAGCTCATCGCGGCCATGCCGCTCTACGAGAAATGGCACTCCTGGGGCGAATACGTATTCGACTGGGCCTGGGCGCAGGCCTACGAACAGCACGGCTTGGCCTACTATCCCAAGTGGCTCAGCGCGATCCCCTTCACCCCGGTGCCGGGGCGCCGCCTGCTGGGCGTCTCCGAGGCGGCCCGCACCGAGCTGCTCGAAGCGGTGCTGGCGCGGGTGCGTGCGAGCGAACACAGCTCCTTCCATGTGCTCTTCCCCACCGCCGCCGACGCCCGCCTGCTCGAAGGCGCCGGGCTGATGCTGCGCGATGGCGTCCAGTTCCACTGGCAAAACGCGGGGTACGCCGATTTCGAGGCTTTCCTCGCCTCGCTCAACCGTGACAAACGCAAGAAGATCCGCCAGGAGCGGCGCCGGGTGCGCGAGGCGGGGATCACCTTCCGCTGGCTTCGCGGCGACGAGATCGACACCGAAGCCCTGGAGTTCTTCTACCGCTGCTACGCGCTCACCTACGCCCTGCGCCGCTCCATGCCCTACCTGAACGAAGCCTTCTTCGCGCAGGTGCACCGCGACATGCCGGCGCATACGCGCCTGCTGGTGGCCGATCGCGCCGGCGAGCCGGTCGCCTGCGCCTGGTTCCTGATGGACGACGAGGCCCTGTACGGCCGCTACTGGGGGGCGCTCGAGGACATCTCCTGCCTGCACTTCGAGACCTGTTACTACCAGGCCATCGAGTACGCCATCGCGCAGGGGCTGCAACGCTTCGAGGGCGGCGCCCAGGGGGAGCACAAGCTCTCCCGCGGCCTGCTGTCCACGCCGACCTGCTCGGCCCACTGGATTCGCGACACGCGCTTCGCCGACGCCATCGACGACTTCCTGCGCCGTGAGCGCCAGGGCATGTCCCTCTATCTGGACGAGCTGAACGAACGCCAGCCGTTCCGCACCGCCACGGCCAAATGA
- a CDS encoding NAD+ synthase, which translates to MNTTLAIAVAQINQVVGDLAANSRRILDAMAEAEAQGARLMLTPELSICGYPPEDLLLRADFFEACQEAVETLARRTGDMAVIVGFPDFDEYGRYNAAAVLQHGRVVARCRKQRLPNYEVFDEKRYFDAAVEPCVFELDGVRLGVLICADLWGPAPAAGLVRAGAQVIVAINASPCHLGKQAERYAVARSRIAETGLPVLYANMVGGQDELVFDGASFAMQADATVAWQAPSFESLVRVVHFGDGRWVEAERAELRSVEDEAYAAMVLGVRDYIGKNGFPGAIIGLSGGIDSALTLAVAVDALGAERVRAVMMPSPYTAQMSLDDAADMARRLGVRYDILPIAPAMETFRGMLAEQFAGLAEDTTEENLQSRIRGMLLMALSNKTGSIVLTTGNKSEMATGYATLYGDMAGGYAVLKDVYKTLVYRVSRWRNARSEVMPENIITRPPSAELKPDQVDQDTLPPYEILDAIIEAYMERDESPREIIAQGYDEAIVRRTVTMLKRNEYKRRQAPVGIRLTRRGFGKDWRFPITARYQDPY; encoded by the coding sequence ATGAACACGACGCTTGCCATTGCCGTTGCCCAGATCAACCAGGTCGTGGGCGACCTTGCCGCCAACAGCCGGCGCATCCTCGACGCCATGGCCGAGGCCGAGGCCCAGGGGGCCCGACTGATGCTCACGCCGGAGCTGTCGATCTGCGGCTATCCGCCCGAGGATCTGCTGCTGCGCGCCGATTTCTTCGAGGCCTGCCAGGAGGCGGTCGAGACGCTGGCGCGGCGCACCGGCGACATGGCGGTGATCGTGGGCTTTCCGGATTTCGACGAATACGGCCGCTACAACGCCGCCGCCGTGCTGCAGCATGGGCGCGTCGTCGCGCGCTGCCGCAAGCAGCGCCTGCCCAACTACGAGGTCTTCGACGAAAAGCGCTATTTCGACGCGGCGGTCGAGCCCTGCGTGTTCGAACTCGACGGCGTGCGCCTCGGTGTGCTGATCTGTGCTGACCTGTGGGGGCCGGCCCCGGCGGCCGGTCTGGTGCGCGCGGGGGCACAGGTGATTGTCGCCATCAACGCCTCGCCCTGCCATCTGGGCAAGCAGGCCGAACGCTACGCGGTGGCCCGCAGCCGCATCGCCGAGACCGGGCTGCCGGTGCTGTACGCGAACATGGTGGGCGGGCAGGACGAGCTGGTGTTCGATGGCGCTTCGTTCGCCATGCAGGCGGATGCCACGGTGGCGTGGCAGGCGCCGTCCTTCGAGTCCCTGGTCCGGGTGGTGCACTTCGGCGACGGGCGCTGGGTCGAGGCGGAGCGGGCCGAGCTGCGCAGCGTCGAAGACGAAGCCTACGCCGCCATGGTGCTGGGGGTGCGCGACTACATCGGCAAGAACGGCTTTCCGGGCGCCATCATCGGCCTGTCGGGCGGTATCGACTCGGCCCTGACCCTGGCGGTGGCGGTCGATGCGCTCGGGGCCGAGCGGGTGCGGGCGGTGATGATGCCGTCGCCCTACACCGCGCAGATGAGCCTCGACGATGCCGCCGACATGGCGCGGCGGCTGGGCGTGCGCTACGACATCCTCCCCATCGCGCCGGCCATGGAGACCTTCCGCGGCATGCTCGCCGAGCAGTTCGCCGGTCTGGCCGAGGACACCACCGAGGAGAACCTGCAAAGCCGCATCCGCGGCATGCTGCTCATGGCCCTGTCCAACAAGACCGGCTCGATCGTGCTCACCACCGGCAACAAGAGCGAGATGGCCACCGGCTACGCCACGCTCTACGGCGACATGGCGGGCGGCTACGCGGTGCTCAAGGACGTCTACAAGACGCTGGTGTACCGGGTCTCGCGCTGGCGCAACGCGCGATCCGAGGTGATGCCGGAGAACATCATCACCCGACCGCCCTCGGCCGAGCTCAAGCCCGACCAGGTGGATCAGGACACCCTGCCACCCTACGAGATCCTCGATGCGATCATCGAGGCCTACATGGAGCGCGACGAATCGCCCCGCGAGATCATTGCCCAGGGGTATGATGAAGCGATCGTCCGGCGCACCGTCACCATGCTCAAGCGCAACGAATACAAGCGGCGCCAGGCCCCGGTCGGCATCCGCCTCACCCGGCGCGGTTTCGGCAAGGACTGGCGCTTCCCAATCACCGCCCGGTATCAGGACCCGTATTGA